ATGGATTAGATTTGACAATACTAATGGATTACCAGCTAATGGAATTTATGATCTTGAAAGAACAGGCAATTATATCTGGGTCTCTCTTTATCAATTTGGAAAAGAAACAAAAGAATTATATGGTCGTGGACTTGTATTAATAAATAGAATTAATAATAAAATTATTCCAATAAACGATGAAAGAATTCCTAAAACAATAAACAAAATTTTTTTTGATGGCACCTACTTGTGGCTTGGTTCAGAAAATGGTCTAATAAAAATAAATTTCTTTAATCAACTTGCACAATGGAGATAATAAAATGTTGAACACTACATTAAAACAATTAAACAAACTCAAGAAAAAATTTTATAATAAAAAAATTGCAATTATTGGAGATATGATGCTCGATTGTTATTACTGGGGCGAAGTAAGTAGAATTTCACCAGAAGCTCCAGTACCAATTGTAGCAGTTGATAATGAATTTTCAAGATTTGGTGGTGCAATGAATGTAGCTCATAACATTTTAAAGCTTGGTGGAATTCCTCTTCCTATTGGTGTAATAGGTAATGATCATAACGGAAAAAACTTGCTTGATTTAATGTCGCAGGCAAAAATCAATAATCGATTTATAATAATTGATAAAACAAGACCAACAACTACAAAAACAAGAGTAATTGCAAATAATCAACATATTGTAAGAATTGATAAAGAAGATACAACTCCTATCAATTCCAGAATTGAAAATAAAATTATAGAGATACTTAAAAAAAATATTAAACAAATTGATGCAATTATTCTGGAAGATTACAATAAAGGTGTTCTAACAGCCAGATTAATAGAGCAAATAATTTCTATTGCAAATGAATCAAAAAAAATTATTACTGTTGATCCTAAATTCAATAATTTCTTTTCCTATAAAAATGTTACTGTCTTTAAACCTAATAGAAAAGAAACTGAAGATGTACTTGGCATAAAAATAAAAACTCCTGAAGATGTAACTAAAGCAGGAAATATTTTAATGGAAAAATTAAAAGCAAAGTATGTTTTACTTACATTAGGAGAAGAAGGCGTTGCTTTATTTGAAAACGGACAGATTGAAAGAAAAATTCCTACAAAGGCAAGAAAAGTTGCCGATGTATCTGGAGCAGGTGATACTGTAATTTCAACATTAACTATTGCTCTGGCTGCTGGTGCAAAAATTTATGATGCAGCTTATTTAGCTAATTTTGCTGGTGGACTCGTTTGCGAAGAAGTAGGAATCGTTCCTATTTCAATTGACAAATTATTTAATGAAGTAATCGAAGAGATTAATAATGGAAAGAATTAAATCCATTGATGAACTTCTAACCATAAGAAGTGAATTAAAAAAACAAAACAAAATTGTTGTTTTTACAAATGGTTGTTTTGATATTTTACACGCTGGTCACATTGATTATTTGAATAAAGCAAAAGCTCTTGGCGATGTTCTATTTGTTGCAATTAATTCAGATTTATCGATGAAAAAAATTAAAGGAGAAAAAAGACCAATCGTACCACAAAACGAAAGAGCATTTATTATTTCAAACCTGAAAGCCGTTGATTATGTCACAATATTTGAAGAAGAAACTCCTTATGAAGTTATTAAAAAATTAGTGCCTGATGTTTTAGTTAAAGGTGCTGATTGGTCTAAAGATAAAATTGTTGGAAGTGATATTGTAATTGCTGCAGGCGGTAGAGTCGAAACAATTGAATTCGTTAACTTTCAATCAACAACAAATATAATTAATACTATTCTTGAGAGATTTAAAGATAAATGATAGATGAATTAGTAAAACCAAAAAGAAAACGCTCTCTATTCAGAAAAATTATAAATGTCTTTATTGGCATTTTTCTGGGAATTGTGTGTTTATTAATCATCTTTATTGGTTTTTCACAAACAAGAACTTTTCGTGAACTTTTTAGAAAAAAAGTAATTGAACTTGTTAATAAAGAAATTAATGGTAAAATTAATATCGAAAAAATTGAAGGAACAATTCTCACTTCCCTTTTCTTGAGAAATACATCCCTGTTAACCGAGAACGATACTCTTCTTTATGCAAAGAATATTGAGATTAAAACAAGTCCCCTTCAACTTATTCTAAAAAAAATCTATGTAAGAAAAATCTCTCTTGAAAATCTAAAAATTAATTTTCTGCAAGATGAAAATGGATTATGGAATTACGAAAAATTACTTAAACCTAAACCAGAAGATACCACAAAATCTAAATTCCCCTTCTTTATTCAGGTAAACGATCTACAATTAAAAAACATAAATTTTGTTAAACAGTCTTTTGAAAATATAAGATCAGAAAAATTTTATAACACTCTAAATTACAATGACATTAGAATCACGAATTTGAATTTATCAGCTCAAGCATTTATTGATATTAAAAATTCTGACTTCCTAATATTATTGAATAAATTCTCATTCAAACCAAATCTTAATCACTTTACACTAAAAAATATTTCTGGAAATTTTGCCATCACTAAAAATTTTGCAAGTGTCTCCAACTTTGTACTCGAAACCGATAGCAGCAATATTCAATTAGATGCTAAACTCGATAGTTTAAATATTCTTGAAAACACTAATTTAGAAGGTTTTAAAAATTGTCCAATACAAATTGATCTTAATATAAAACAGTTCAGTTTCACAGATTTATCTTCGTTTATTGAAAGCACTAAAATCCTAAAAGGCTCTCCTTCTTTAAAATTAAATGCCAGTGGTAAATTCGGTGATTTTAATATTCAAAAACTTGTACTCGATTATCGTGATTCTCATATTGAATTAAAAGGAAGAATGCTCAACCTTAACAATCCAGAAAATCTTTTTATAGATGCTAAGATTATTGATACAGACATAAATTACAAAGATGCTATAGCCTTACTACCAGAATTAAAACTTCCTGAATTTGCTAAACTCTCCGTCTCTTCTGTCAATATTGAATTTAATGGTGAACCAACAAATTTTAATGCTAAGTTTAGTGGAAAC
This is a stretch of genomic DNA from Rosettibacter firmus. It encodes these proteins:
- the rfaE1 gene encoding D-glycero-beta-D-manno-heptose-7-phosphate kinase; the encoded protein is MLNTTLKQLNKLKKKFYNKKIAIIGDMMLDCYYWGEVSRISPEAPVPIVAVDNEFSRFGGAMNVAHNILKLGGIPLPIGVIGNDHNGKNLLDLMSQAKINNRFIIIDKTRPTTTKTRVIANNQHIVRIDKEDTTPINSRIENKIIEILKKNIKQIDAIILEDYNKGVLTARLIEQIISIANESKKIITVDPKFNNFFSYKNVTVFKPNRKETEDVLGIKIKTPEDVTKAGNILMEKLKAKYVLLTLGEEGVALFENGQIERKIPTKARKVADVSGAGDTVISTLTIALAAGAKIYDAAYLANFAGGLVCEEVGIVPISIDKLFNEVIEEINNGKN
- the rfaE2 gene encoding D-glycero-beta-D-manno-heptose 1-phosphate adenylyltransferase produces the protein MERIKSIDELLTIRSELKKQNKIVVFTNGCFDILHAGHIDYLNKAKALGDVLFVAINSDLSMKKIKGEKRPIVPQNERAFIISNLKAVDYVTIFEEETPYEVIKKLVPDVLVKGADWSKDKIVGSDIVIAAGGRVETIEFVNFQSTTNIINTILERFKDK